From the genome of Desertifilum tharense IPPAS B-1220, one region includes:
- a CDS encoding Mo-dependent nitrogenase C-terminal domain-containing protein: protein MNAFEYTTPQPILRSKLNISQYLSRLDVLKPLRQWLDECPVRDRQLAHFLCKLIPTQCPFERDIQLFGRTLLHIPPMCKLNPLYNEVVGLRFRALCYLADECGEDVTAYC, encoded by the coding sequence ATGAATGCATTTGAGTATACGACGCCACAACCCATTCTGAGAAGCAAGCTCAACATTTCTCAATACTTGAGCCGCCTCGATGTTCTCAAGCCGCTGCGTCAATGGCTCGATGAATGCCCAGTGCGCGATCGCCAACTCGCCCACTTCTTATGTAAACTGATTCCGACCCAATGTCCCTTTGAGCGCGATATTCAATTATTTGGTCGCACGCTGTTGCACATTCCTCCCATGTGCAAACTCAATCCCCTTTATAACGAAGTTGTGGGCTTACGTTTCCGGGCTTTATGTTATCTTGCCGATGAATGCGGTGAAGATGTAACAGCGTATTGCTAA
- a CDS encoding MOSC domain-containing protein: protein MQVAGLFVYPIKSCRGIALERAEVTPTGFAWDREFMLVDRQGMFITQRKYAQLACIQVEIQADRLVLSAGDGTFTLQPTFDGEKRTVEVWGDRTVAIDQGDAVARWFQDNLQLPADLQVRLVRQSCDRVRLVNPNYQVREGDRVSFADSLPFLLTTTASLADLNRRLAQPIKMDRFRPNIVVETSEPFAEDGWKQIQIGDLLFHAVKACDRCIVTTTDQSSGTRDAAKEPLRTLAQYRQPIPGKGIFFGQNLISHTLGWLQVGESVTITALE from the coding sequence ATGCAGGTTGCTGGGCTGTTTGTTTATCCGATTAAATCCTGTCGAGGCATTGCTTTAGAACGTGCAGAGGTGACGCCGACGGGGTTTGCTTGGGATCGGGAGTTTATGCTGGTGGATCGTCAAGGGATGTTTATCACCCAGCGAAAATACGCGCAACTTGCCTGCATTCAGGTGGAGATCCAAGCGGATCGGCTGGTTTTGTCTGCGGGGGATGGGACTTTTACGCTGCAACCCACGTTTGATGGGGAAAAGCGGACGGTGGAGGTTTGGGGCGATCGCACTGTCGCTATCGATCAAGGGGATGCTGTGGCACGCTGGTTTCAGGATAACCTGCAACTCCCAGCCGATTTACAGGTGCGCCTAGTTCGCCAATCGTGCGATCGCGTTCGATTGGTCAATCCTAATTATCAGGTACGGGAAGGCGATCGCGTGAGTTTTGCCGATTCTTTGCCCTTTTTGTTAACCACCACTGCGTCTTTAGCCGATCTCAACCGTCGCCTCGCGCAACCCATCAAGATGGATCGGTTTCGGCCGAATATTGTGGTCGAAACCTCAGAACCCTTTGCAGAGGATGGTTGGAAGCAGATTCAAATCGGCGATCTTTTGTTTCATGCGGTGAAGGCTTGCGATCGCTGTATTGTGACGACGACCGATCAATCTTCTGGAACGCGAGACGCCGCTAAAGAACCCCTCAGAACCCTGGCTCAGTACCGCCAACCAATTCCCGGAAAAGGAATCTTTTTTGGTCAAAACTTAATTTCTCATACCCTCGGCTGGCTGCAAGTGGGCGAAAGCGTGACTATTACAGCTTTAGAGTAA
- a CDS encoding CYTH domain-containing protein codes for MPTEIERKFLVKGDEWRQLGTGTVYRQGYIPTENGTTVRVRLVGESGYLTIKGLSVGIARAEFEYAIPVADAQQMLDTLCEPPLIEKTRYRLDIEGIIWEVDEFAGDNQGLIVAEVELTEETQHLVLPSWIEREVSDDPRYYNVNLAQNPYSNWVER; via the coding sequence ATGCCAACGGAAATTGAACGTAAGTTTTTAGTGAAAGGGGATGAATGGCGGCAGTTGGGAACCGGAACGGTTTATCGCCAGGGTTATATCCCTACGGAAAACGGCACCACCGTCAGAGTACGGTTGGTGGGTGAGTCTGGCTATCTCACAATTAAAGGATTATCGGTGGGTATTGCTCGTGCTGAGTTTGAATATGCAATTCCGGTGGCGGATGCTCAACAAATGCTCGATACCCTCTGCGAACCCCCGCTGATTGAGAAAACTCGCTATCGCCTCGATATTGAGGGAATCATTTGGGAGGTTGATGAGTTTGCAGGGGACAATCAAGGGTTAATTGTGGCAGAAGTGGAGTTAACTGAGGAGACTCAGCATTTGGTTCTCCCCAGTTGGATCGAGCGCGAGGTTTCAGACGATCCGCGCTACTATAATGTGAATCTTGCCCAAAATCCCTACTCTAATTGGGTTGAGCGTTAA
- the treY gene encoding malto-oligosyltrehalose synthase gives MRIPASTYRIQFNAAFNFDSAKAVIAYLKELGVSDLYASPIFKAREGSTHGYDVVDPNQVNPELGSSEAFAGLIQEIQKYDLGWLQDIVPNHMAFDSQNQMLMDVLENGATSEYIDYFDIAWNQPFEEIKGRILAPILGDYYAQCLENGDLQLSYDQTGLKVKYHSLTLPIRIESYLSFLTENLDKLEQTLGYQHPDYIKFLGLLYILKNIPPQTQPQDRRNQGLFAKRLFWELYEQIPEIQSFVQANLKVFNGEVDKPESFNLLEKLLAEQYYRLAFWKVSAEEINYRRFFTVNELISVKVELEPICQATHKLIIDLVKSGTFTGLRIDHIDGLANPTQYLEWLREKTGETYITVEKILEPEEELPHVWPIQGTSGYDFLNQVNGVFCQSENENKLSEVYQQFTQLQESYETLSLEKKRLIIETNMAGDVDNLAHLLKRIASQSRQGNDFTLNGLKKALIEALSRFPVYRTYITAQEVSDPDKTYVKDVIAASKVGNPLVVRELEFIENLLLLDFLPYLTEEQTQQRFYFVTRLQQLTGPLMAKGIEDTLLYVYNRFVALNEVGGNPSRFGVSAQEFHAINQHQSQRWLHKMNTTSTHDTKRGEDVRSRLNVLSEIPDEWEQQAQAWQQMNRGKKAEVNGKLIPDSNDEYFLYQTLVGACPFDTGGLPDSLEEFTNRVKEYIIKAVREAKVHTEWLRPDGEYEESYLAFVEAILDPGYEFLKTFGPFKQKIAYYGIFNSLSQVLLKVASPGVPDFYQGTELWDLSLVDPDNRRPVDFQQRRGFLEEIQQRAKTDILSLVEELLEHKEDGRIKLFLIAQCLKARREYLSIFQDGDYQPLEVRGKFNDCAIAFARQSDQGTAIAIAPRFFTHLIQPAESPLGELWQDTAIQLPENLAGTWTNTITHQSLPATTTLSLSQALQHFPVALLVQPHS, from the coding sequence ATGCGAATTCCCGCTTCAACCTATCGCATTCAATTTAATGCTGCGTTTAATTTTGATTCGGCTAAAGCAGTTATTGCTTATTTGAAAGAACTGGGAGTTTCTGACCTCTATGCTTCGCCTATTTTTAAGGCAAGAGAGGGCAGCACCCACGGTTATGATGTAGTCGATCCCAATCAGGTTAATCCTGAGTTAGGAAGTTCAGAAGCATTTGCTGGTTTGATTCAAGAAATTCAAAAATATGATTTAGGCTGGTTGCAGGATATTGTCCCGAATCACATGGCATTTGATAGCCAAAATCAGATGCTGATGGATGTCTTAGAAAACGGTGCCACTTCTGAGTATATTGATTATTTTGATATTGCCTGGAATCAGCCGTTTGAAGAAATTAAAGGACGCATTCTTGCTCCAATTTTAGGCGATTATTATGCCCAGTGTTTGGAAAATGGCGATTTACAACTGAGCTATGACCAAACGGGGTTAAAAGTAAAGTATCATAGCCTGACTTTACCAATTAGAATTGAGTCTTACTTATCTTTCTTGACCGAAAACCTAGACAAATTAGAGCAAACTCTCGGTTATCAGCATCCCGATTATATTAAGTTTCTAGGTTTACTCTACATTCTCAAAAATATTCCGCCCCAAACGCAACCCCAAGACCGTAGAAATCAAGGGCTATTTGCTAAACGGTTGTTCTGGGAGTTATACGAGCAGATTCCAGAAATTCAAAGCTTTGTTCAAGCTAATCTTAAGGTTTTTAATGGGGAAGTTGACAAGCCAGAAAGTTTTAATTTACTCGAAAAACTTCTAGCCGAACAATACTATCGCCTTGCGTTTTGGAAGGTTAGCGCTGAAGAAATTAACTATAGGCGTTTCTTTACGGTGAATGAGTTAATTTCAGTCAAGGTTGAATTAGAACCCATTTGCCAAGCAACGCATAAATTAATTATTGACTTAGTAAAATCTGGCACGTTTACCGGATTGAGAATTGACCATATTGACGGGCTGGCAAATCCGACGCAATACTTAGAATGGCTGCGGGAGAAGACGGGGGAAACTTATATTACGGTTGAAAAGATTCTAGAACCGGAAGAAGAACTCCCGCACGTCTGGCCGATTCAGGGAACAAGCGGTTATGATTTTTTGAATCAGGTAAATGGAGTCTTCTGTCAATCGGAAAATGAGAATAAACTCAGCGAGGTTTATCAACAATTTACGCAGTTGCAGGAGTCTTATGAAACGCTATCTTTGGAGAAAAAGCGGCTAATTATTGAAACCAATATGGCGGGGGATGTGGATAATTTAGCTCATCTCCTGAAGCGGATTGCGAGTCAGTCTCGTCAGGGTAATGATTTTACGCTGAATGGACTGAAGAAAGCGTTGATTGAAGCTTTATCTCGGTTTCCGGTGTATCGCACTTATATTACTGCCCAAGAAGTCAGCGATCCTGATAAAACTTATGTTAAAGATGTCATCGCTGCGTCTAAGGTGGGAAATCCTTTAGTAGTGCGAGAACTGGAGTTTATTGAAAACTTACTTTTGCTGGATTTCTTACCCTATTTAACGGAAGAACAAACTCAACAGCGCTTTTATTTTGTGACGCGCTTGCAACAGTTAACAGGTCCTTTGATGGCGAAGGGAATTGAGGATACGCTGTTGTATGTTTATAACCGATTTGTCGCGTTAAATGAGGTGGGGGGAAATCCCAGTCGTTTTGGGGTTTCAGCGCAGGAGTTTCATGCGATTAACCAACATCAGAGTCAGCGCTGGTTGCATAAGATGAATACGACTTCTACCCACGATACCAAACGGGGGGAAGATGTGCGATCGCGCCTGAATGTCCTCTCAGAAATTCCCGACGAGTGGGAACAGCAGGCGCAGGCTTGGCAGCAGATGAACCGGGGGAAAAAAGCTGAGGTGAATGGTAAGCTGATTCCGGATAGCAATGACGAGTATTTCTTGTATCAAACTCTGGTAGGCGCTTGTCCGTTTGATACGGGAGGATTGCCGGATTCTTTAGAAGAGTTCACCAACCGCGTCAAAGAGTATATTATCAAAGCGGTTCGCGAGGCGAAAGTCCATACCGAGTGGTTGCGTCCCGATGGCGAGTATGAGGAGAGTTATCTCGCGTTTGTGGAAGCGATTCTCGATCCGGGTTATGAGTTTCTAAAAACCTTTGGGCCGTTTAAGCAGAAGATTGCCTATTATGGGATCTTCAACTCTCTATCCCAAGTGCTGCTTAAGGTTGCGTCTCCGGGGGTTCCCGACTTTTATCAGGGAACGGAGTTATGGGATTTAAGCTTAGTCGATCCCGATAACCGTCGTCCAGTGGACTTCCAGCAGCGCCGAGGGTTCCTTGAGGAGATTCAGCAACGGGCGAAAACGGATATTTTGAGCCTCGTTGAGGAGTTGTTAGAACATAAGGAAGACGGGCGGATTAAGCTATTTTTGATTGCTCAGTGCCTAAAAGCGCGGCGGGAGTATCTCTCGATTTTCCAAGATGGCGACTATCAGCCGTTGGAAGTGAGGGGAAAATTTAACGATTGCGCGATCGCCTTTGCGCGACAATCAGACCAGGGTACGGCGATCGCGATCGCCCCTCGCTTTTTCACCCATCTGATTCAACCCGCAGAGTCTCCCCTGGGCGAACTCTGGCAAGATACAGCCATTCAACTCCCGGAAAACTTAGCCGGGACTTGGACAAATACCATTACCCATCAATCCTTGCCAGCCACAACCACCCTATCCCTCAGCCAAGCTTTACAACATTTCCCGGTTGCGCTGTTGGTTCAACCCCATTCTTAA
- the fghA gene encoding S-formylglutathione hydrolase, with amino-acid sequence MISGLELISQSTCFNGTVAFYSHHSDSCNGKMRFAVFIPPQALTQPVPILYFLSGLTCTEENFTVKAGAQRYAAEHGLMLVAPDTSPRDAAIPEEEESWDLGTGAGFYVDATQAPWSSHYRMYSYVVEELPEIITANFLVNPEKQGIFGHSMGGHGALICALRNPQKYLSVSAFAPIAAPISCPWGRKAFESYLGTDIETWRPYDASELVLSANYGRPILIDQGTDDNFLKQQQLLPDVFERACQQVGQPLTLRYQEGYDHSYYFISTFMGDHIRHHAHALCE; translated from the coding sequence ATGATTTCCGGCCTTGAATTGATTTCCCAAAGCACTTGCTTTAACGGTACGGTCGCTTTCTACAGCCATCACTCCGATAGTTGTAATGGCAAAATGCGCTTTGCTGTGTTTATCCCCCCCCAAGCCCTCACCCAACCCGTCCCAATCCTTTACTTTCTGTCTGGGCTAACCTGTACCGAAGAGAACTTTACCGTCAAAGCTGGGGCGCAACGCTACGCCGCCGAACATGGCTTAATGCTGGTTGCGCCCGATACCAGCCCTCGCGATGCAGCCATCCCCGAAGAAGAAGAAAGTTGGGACTTAGGGACAGGGGCCGGTTTTTATGTGGATGCAACCCAAGCGCCTTGGTCTTCTCACTATCGGATGTACAGTTATGTGGTAGAAGAGTTACCCGAAATTATCACGGCGAATTTCCTGGTTAACCCAGAGAAACAGGGGATTTTTGGGCATTCAATGGGGGGACATGGGGCCTTAATTTGTGCCTTAAGAAACCCCCAGAAGTATCTTTCTGTTTCCGCTTTTGCCCCTATTGCAGCCCCAATAAGCTGTCCGTGGGGTCGCAAGGCTTTTGAGTCTTACCTGGGAACCGATATTGAAACTTGGCGACCGTATGATGCGAGTGAGTTGGTACTGAGTGCTAATTATGGGCGTCCTATTTTAATTGACCAGGGAACCGACGATAATTTTCTCAAGCAGCAACAACTGTTACCCGATGTGTTTGAACGGGCTTGTCAACAAGTCGGTCAGCCTTTGACTCTACGTTACCAAGAAGGTTACGACCATAGCTACTATTTTATTTCCACCTTTATGGGCGACCACATTCGCCACCATGCCCATGCCTTATGCGAGTAA
- a CDS encoding S-(hydroxymethyl)glutathione dehydrogenase/class III alcohol dehydrogenase, with the protein MQVKAAVAFESGKPLSIETVELEGPKAGEVLVEIKASGVCHTDAYTLSGADPEGLFPTVLGHEGAGIVVEVGEGVKSVKPGDHVIPLYTPECRQCKFCLSRKTNLCQAIRSTQGRGIMPDGTSRFSLNGKMLHHYMGTSTFANYTVLPEIAVAKIREDAPFEKVCYIGCGVTTGIGAVIYTAKVEPGANVVVFGLGGIGLNVIQGAKMVGANMIIGVDINPDKRAIAEKFGMTHFINPKEIDGDVVAHIIDLTDGGADYSFECIGNINVMRQALECCHKGWGVSVIIGVAGAGQEISTRPFQLVTGRVWKGSAFGGARGRTDVPKIVDWYMEGKINIDDLITHVMPIEQINEAFDLMHQGESIRSVVTF; encoded by the coding sequence ATGCAAGTTAAAGCGGCTGTAGCCTTTGAATCTGGGAAACCCCTCAGTATTGAAACCGTAGAACTCGAAGGCCCCAAAGCCGGAGAAGTCTTAGTTGAAATTAAAGCCAGCGGCGTTTGTCATACCGATGCTTATACCCTATCCGGTGCTGACCCCGAAGGTCTATTTCCCACCGTTCTCGGTCATGAAGGCGCGGGAATTGTGGTAGAAGTCGGAGAAGGGGTTAAAAGCGTCAAACCGGGCGACCATGTTATCCCCCTATATACCCCAGAATGCCGTCAATGCAAGTTTTGCCTAAGCAGAAAAACCAATCTTTGTCAAGCGATTCGTTCCACCCAAGGGCGCGGCATTATGCCCGATGGAACCAGCCGTTTTTCCCTGAATGGCAAAATGCTGCATCACTATATGGGAACCTCCACCTTTGCCAACTATACCGTTTTACCGGAAATTGCCGTTGCTAAGATTCGCGAAGATGCCCCCTTTGAGAAAGTCTGTTATATCGGCTGCGGCGTGACTACAGGTATTGGGGCCGTTATCTACACCGCTAAAGTTGAACCTGGGGCGAATGTTGTTGTCTTCGGCTTAGGCGGAATTGGCTTAAACGTGATTCAAGGCGCGAAGATGGTTGGGGCCAATATGATTATTGGGGTGGATATCAACCCCGATAAACGCGCCATTGCTGAAAAATTTGGCATGACCCATTTTATTAACCCCAAAGAAATTGACGGCGATGTCGTCGCCCATATTATTGACCTGACGGATGGCGGCGCAGATTATAGTTTTGAGTGCATTGGCAACATCAATGTCATGCGCCAAGCCTTAGAATGCTGTCACAAAGGTTGGGGGGTTAGCGTCATTATCGGCGTCGCTGGGGCGGGCCAAGAAATTAGTACCCGTCCGTTTCAGCTAGTCACGGGGCGCGTTTGGAAGGGTAGCGCCTTTGGTGGCGCTAGAGGGCGAACCGATGTCCCTAAAATCGTGGATTGGTACATGGAAGGCAAGATTAATATCGATGATTTAATTACCCATGTCATGCCCATCGAACAAATTAACGAGGCTTTTGATTTAATGCACCAGGGCGAGTCTATTCGCAGCGTCGTCACCTTTTAG
- a CDS encoding RNA-guided endonuclease TnpB family protein, producing MLVFEAKLEGTDEQYRSLDEAIRTARFVRNACLRYWMDNRNIGRYELSAYCAVLAADKNFPWVAKLNSMARQASAERAWSAIARFFENCKKSRPGKKGYPRFKKERTHGSVEYKTSGWKLSDDRRYITFSDGFNAGTFKLWGTRDLHFYSLKQFKRVRIVRRADGYYAQFCLDVERVEKREPTSKTIGLDVGLTHFYTDSNGETVENPRHLRKSEKALKRLNRRLSRTQKGSNNRKKARNRLSRKHLKVSRQRQDFAVKLARCVVQSNDLVAYEDLQVRNMVKNRRLAKSISDAAWTQFRQWVEYFGRVFGVVTVAVPPHYTSQNCSSCGKVVNKSLSTRTHVCPDCGHTQDRDWNAARNILELGLRTVGHTGTNASGDIDLCLGGEIPLDKSSRGKRKPKK from the coding sequence ATGCTGGTATTTGAGGCGAAGCTAGAAGGAACAGATGAGCAATATCGCTCGCTAGACGAGGCGATTAGAACTGCTCGTTTTGTCCGCAATGCGTGCCTCCGGTACTGGATGGATAACCGAAACATCGGCAGGTATGAGTTAAGTGCTTATTGCGCTGTCCTTGCTGCCGATAAAAACTTCCCTTGGGTTGCTAAATTGAACTCTATGGCTCGTCAAGCCAGTGCTGAAAGAGCTTGGAGCGCAATTGCTAGATTTTTTGAGAACTGCAAGAAATCTAGACCGGGGAAGAAGGGTTATCCACGTTTTAAGAAAGAACGGACGCATGGTTCTGTTGAGTACAAGACAAGCGGCTGGAAGCTCTCTGATGACCGTCGCTATATCACTTTTAGCGATGGGTTTAACGCAGGAACTTTCAAACTCTGGGGAACTCGTGACCTGCACTTCTACTCGTTGAAACAGTTTAAGCGAGTCCGGATTGTGCGGAGGGCTGACGGATACTACGCTCAGTTTTGTCTAGATGTTGAGCGAGTAGAGAAACGAGAACCAACAAGCAAAACCATTGGGTTAGATGTTGGGCTGACTCACTTCTACACCGATTCCAATGGGGAAACCGTTGAAAATCCCCGTCATTTGAGAAAGTCCGAAAAAGCCCTTAAACGGCTAAACAGAAGGCTTTCTCGTACCCAGAAAGGTTCCAATAACCGAAAAAAAGCCAGAAATCGCTTGAGTCGAAAGCACCTCAAGGTAAGTAGGCAGCGTCAAGACTTCGCCGTCAAGTTGGCGAGGTGCGTAGTCCAGTCTAACGACTTGGTAGCCTACGAGGATTTGCAGGTGCGGAACATGGTCAAGAATAGACGCTTGGCTAAATCGATTAGTGATGCAGCGTGGACTCAGTTTCGGCAATGGGTTGAGTATTTCGGCAGGGTGTTTGGCGTGGTAACGGTTGCTGTTCCCCCGCACTATACCAGTCAGAATTGCTCTAGCTGTGGGAAAGTAGTGAACAAATCTCTGAGTACAAGGACTCATGTTTGCCCTGATTGTGGGCATACCCAAGATCGCGATTGGAACGCTGCACGGAACATACTTGAATTAGGACTACGTACCGTAGGGCATACGGGAACTAACGCCTCTGGAGACATCGACCTCTGTTTGGGTGGAGAAATCCCTCTAGATAAGTCGAGTCGTGGAAAGAGGAAGCCCAAGAAGTGA